From a region of the Chitinophaga caseinilytica genome:
- a CDS encoding metallophosphoesterase, which translates to MRAGPNLLSTILLVIIMLALDAYVFYALRSLMANAAPRLRGVVFTLYWVLSAVVMASIVFYGKIPWAKFMQARAYYLTFAFSFSFSKLMVALFLFIDDGRRAVMWVVEKVRSAPAVAAAVQAREEGNRETEGMSRSRFLLKSGFLVGGTLMGTLLYGLSNKYNYHVRKLRLAYPNLPSAFKGLKIVQISDIHSGSFNDKEAVKRGVELIQAQKPDLVLFTGDLVNDRSLEMDDYLDVFDKINAPMGVFSTLGNHDYGDYYPWPDYDNNRRSRLKAQNLETLKGIHAKMGWRLLMNENKILEKDGQQIALLGVENWSMNPRFPRLGDMKAAYEGTREVPFKILLSHDPTHWDGQIRTEYPDIDLMLAGHTHGMQFGVEIPFFKWSPAQYIYRQWAGLYEEGKQRLYVNRGFGFLGYPGRVGILPEITVIELV; encoded by the coding sequence ATGCGAGCCGGACCCAATTTACTCTCCACCATACTCCTCGTCATCATCATGCTGGCGCTCGACGCCTACGTTTTTTACGCCCTCCGTTCCCTGATGGCCAACGCCGCCCCCAGGCTCCGAGGTGTCGTATTTACCCTTTACTGGGTGCTTTCCGCCGTGGTGATGGCCTCCATCGTCTTCTACGGCAAGATCCCCTGGGCCAAATTCATGCAGGCAAGGGCCTATTACCTCACCTTCGCCTTTTCCTTCTCCTTCTCCAAACTCATGGTCGCGCTTTTCCTCTTCATAGACGATGGCCGCCGCGCCGTGATGTGGGTCGTGGAAAAAGTCCGCTCTGCCCCGGCCGTTGCCGCCGCCGTTCAGGCCAGGGAAGAAGGCAACCGCGAAACCGAAGGCATGTCGCGCTCCCGGTTCCTCCTCAAATCAGGCTTCCTCGTTGGCGGCACCCTCATGGGCACGCTGTTGTACGGGCTTTCCAACAAATACAACTACCACGTCCGCAAACTGCGGCTGGCCTACCCGAATTTACCTTCGGCGTTCAAGGGCCTGAAAATCGTTCAGATATCCGACATCCATTCCGGCTCCTTCAACGATAAGGAAGCCGTTAAGCGCGGTGTTGAGCTCATCCAGGCGCAAAAACCTGATCTTGTGCTGTTTACGGGCGACCTGGTGAACGACCGGTCCCTCGAAATGGACGATTACCTCGACGTGTTCGACAAGATCAACGCCCCGATGGGCGTGTTTTCCACCCTCGGTAACCACGACTATGGCGATTATTACCCCTGGCCGGATTACGATAACAACCGCCGCTCGCGCCTCAAGGCTCAGAACCTCGAAACCCTCAAGGGCATCCACGCCAAAATGGGTTGGCGCCTGCTGATGAACGAAAATAAAATCCTCGAAAAAGACGGCCAGCAGATCGCACTGCTGGGCGTCGAGAACTGGAGCATGAACCCCCGGTTCCCGCGGCTCGGCGATATGAAAGCGGCGTACGAAGGCACCAGGGAAGTTCCCTTCAAAATCCTCCTGTCCCACGACCCCACGCATTGGGACGGACAGATCCGCACCGAATATCCCGATATCGACCTCATGCTCGCCGGCCATACGCACGGCATGCAGTTCGGCGTCGAAATCCCGTTCTTCAAATGGAGCCCGGCGCAATACATCTACCGGCAATGGGCGGGTCTGTACGAAGAAGGCAAGCAACGGCTGTATGTGAACAGGGGCTTCGGTTTCCTGGGATATCCCGGCCGCGTGGGCATCCTTCCGGAGATCACCGTGATCGAACTCGTATAA
- a CDS encoding metal-dependent hydrolase, which translates to MKFTYYGHSSFAVEVKGKKIVFDPFITHNELAKSIDVERIEADYIFVSHGHADHVADLMALAKRTGATVVGAYELTEWVQKQGHEKVHPMNTGGKWHFDFGTVKCTVAHHSSGLPDGNYGGNPMGFLFMTGEGNFYYSGDTALTFDMELIPRWAKLDFAVLPVGDNFTMGADDAVIAAEFIECQRIIGVHYDTFGYIKIDKAAAQQLFEEAGLTLLLPGIGETIDAIG; encoded by the coding sequence ATGAAATTCACCTATTACGGGCATTCCAGTTTTGCGGTGGAAGTGAAGGGGAAAAAGATCGTGTTCGACCCGTTCATTACGCACAACGAGCTGGCAAAATCCATTGACGTTGAACGTATTGAGGCGGATTACATATTCGTTTCCCATGGTCATGCCGACCATGTGGCCGACCTGATGGCGCTGGCGAAGCGCACGGGTGCCACGGTGGTGGGGGCTTATGAGTTGACGGAGTGGGTGCAGAAGCAGGGGCATGAAAAAGTGCACCCGATGAATACGGGCGGCAAGTGGCATTTTGACTTCGGTACGGTGAAATGTACCGTTGCGCATCATTCCAGTGGTTTGCCCGACGGCAATTACGGGGGCAACCCGATGGGTTTCCTGTTCATGACCGGTGAGGGGAATTTCTATTATTCGGGAGATACGGCTTTGACGTTCGATATGGAACTGATCCCGCGGTGGGCGAAGCTGGACTTTGCGGTGCTGCCGGTGGGCGACAATTTCACGATGGGGGCAGACGATGCCGTGATCGCTGCAGAATTCATTGAATGCCAGCGCATTATTGGAGTACATTACGACACATTCGGATATATCAAGATCGATAAGGCTGCCGCACAGCAGTTGTTCGAAGAAGCAGGGCTGACCCTGCTGCTGCCGGGGATCGGTGAAACCATCGATGCCATCGGCTGA